In one window of Myxocyprinus asiaticus isolate MX2 ecotype Aquarium Trade chromosome 43, UBuf_Myxa_2, whole genome shotgun sequence DNA:
- the LOC127433681 gene encoding zona pellucida-like domain-containing protein 1, with protein MTSHFTKRLQRQRISKPTANMECLIKGTNSSNKKMTLLNLFLIIFATKLENSIQLTMSDCGLEYRHPEYTDISVECGTEYIGLAIKFCPVMYSGYNETLLILNKIMNNPACQATLDATVSPPVARFRFPLNATNACGSNFVTIRSIGTGAFSDFSNIETVNISGVVRSNDITTGTVTYNAELKYYYSCAYPLEYLINNTQIDVSGSSIAVKDNNGSFISTLNLQLFTDINYTQPLVMPSLGIELRTNVFVQVEAINLTSQYYVLLDRCYASISRTPTTTSFFNLFLPCTRDRFTKMLVNGEMQHAQFSFPAFRFTEQQNQTMSTYFLHCITRLCEKTSCSAFTQCSTRRRREVVPLITTPAPNGVTDTTTITSPAIIIRADGVVASKEEGVSITTSKPTDTSVGLGVAVGIMALACIMIVGMGTVFYKRYWHTGPSKMPHRG; from the exons ATGACATCTCATTTCACTAAAAGATTGCAAAGGCAGAGGATATCCAAACCAACTGCAAATATGGAGTGTCTGATAAAAG gTACGAATTCTTCGAACAAGAAAATGACTCTCCTCAACCTTTTTCTCATCATCTTTGCAACAAAACTCGAAAACAGCATTCAGTTAACGATGAGTGATTGTGGATTAGAATACAGACACCCAG AATACACTGATATCTCTGTGGAATGTGGAACGGAATACATCGGGCTGGCCATTAAATTCTGTCCTGTCATGTACAGTGGCTACAACGAAACACTGCTCATCCTCAACAAAATCATGAATAATCCAGCCTGCCAGGCTACTCTTGACGCCACCGTCTCACCTCCTGTGGCCCGATTTAGGTTCCCGCTCAACGCGACCAATGCCTGTGGCAGCAACTTCGTA ACGATCAGAAGTATAGGAACAGGCGCATTCTCAGACTTCTCCAACATCGAGACAGTCAATATCAGCGGAGTTGTACGATCAAATGACATCACAACAGGCACAGTGACATACAATGCTGAGCTGAAGTACTACTACTCATGTGCCTATCCTCTGGAGTACCTGATCAACAACACCCAGATTGATGT GTCAGGCTCTTCGATTGCAGTGAAAGACAACAATGGTAGTTTTATCAGCACTTTGAATCTCCAACTCTTCACC GACATAAACTACACCCAGCCTCTCGTCATGCCTTCCCTCGGGATTGAGCTGAGGACAAATGTGTTTGTGCAGGTGGAGGCCATCAACTTAACCTCCCA ATACTATGTACTGCTGGACAGATGCTACGCTTCCATTTCCCGTACGCCCACTACCACCAGCTTCTTCAACCTTTTTCTGCC ATGTACCAGAGATCGTTTCACTAAAATGCTTGTGAATGGAGAGATGCAGCATGCCCAGTTTTCGTTTCCAGCTTTCCGTTTTACAGAGCAGCAGAATCAGACAATGTCAACATACTTTCTTCACTGTATCACCAGACTGTGTGAAAAAACTTCCTGCAGCGCATTTACG CAATGTTccacaagaagaagaagagaagTGGTGCCCTTGATTACCACTCCTGCTCCCAATGGAGTCACAGATACCACTACCATCACGTCACCGGCCATCATTATACGCGCAGATGGCG TGGTGGCATCAAAAGAAGAAG GTGTGTCGATCACCACGAGTAAACCTACAGATACTTCTGTGGGTCTTGGCGTGGCAGTGGGCATCATGGCATTAGCATGCATTATGATCGTGGGAATGGGAACAGTTTTCTACAAGAGATACTGGCACACTGGCCCCTCAAAAATGCCACACAGGGGGTAA
- the LOC127433625 gene encoding zona pellucida-like domain-containing protein 1 yields MEHLCVILMLISKTLIVKAQFNGFNCDGNFHSRFPAERDISVYCGVQTITLKINFCPVLYSGYTDIDLALNGRHGDAHCRGFINNNTFPTVVLFSISLSTLEACGNSLVVSTAQGPNAYGNLSLVQIGNIAGYIDTPDPPTVISYLPGLLYKFSCSYPLEYLVNNSQLASSAAAISVKDSNGTFVSTLSLLLYNDSTYVQNLAIPMAGLTLKTRVFAAVKATNLDRRWNVLMDYCYTTPSGNPNDELRYDLFFGCDKDPQTTVFENGKSQMGRFSFEVFRFVKHKNQKMSTVFLHCVTKLCRADDCPMLLPICGKRKKRDVSERTGTASDNAVITAGPIITRSDETPTNNSQLAQLNGPQFKINSVTSALISAITILAIMSMCFFILCLTLLRGKRTPPTSLSGAPNPAFS; encoded by the exons ATGGAACATTTATGTGTAATTCTTATGCTTATAAGTAAAACTTTAATAGTGAAGGCACAATTCAATGGATTCAACTGTGATGGCAACTTCCACAGCCGCTTTCCTG CTGAGCGGGACATCAGTGTATATTGTGGAGTGCAGACCATAACACTGAAGATTAATTTTTGCCCAGTGCTCTACTCCGGCTACACTGACATTGACCTGGCACTGAATGGCCGTCACGGGGATGCTCACTGCCGAGGGTTCATTAACAACAACACTTTCCCTACAGTCGTGCTGTTCAGCATCAGTCTCAGCACGCTAGAGGCCTGTGGGAACTCACTGGTG GTGTCAACGGCTCAGGGGCCAAATGCTTATGGGAATCTCTCCCTGGTCCAGATTGGTAACATAGCAGGGTACATTGACACTCCAGATCCCCCAACGGTTATCAGCTACCTGCCGGGACTGCTTTACAAGTTTAGCTGTAGTTACCCGCTGGAGTACCTGGTCAACAATTCACAGCTTGCTTC GTCAGCCGCAGCAATATCAGTGAAGGACAGCAATGGTACTTTTGTGAGCACATTGAGCTTACTCCTTTACAAC GACTCCACATATGTCCAAAACCTGGCAATCCCAATGGCCGGACTCACTTTGAAGACACGAGTGTTTGCAGCAGTAAAAGCCACCAACCTAGACAGGAG GTGGAATGTTCTGATGGACTACTGTTACACGACTCCCTCTGGGAATCCTAATGATGAGCTCCGATATGACCTTTTCTTTGG ATGTGATAAGGACCCGCAGACGACAGTGTTTGAGAACGGGAAGAGCCAGATGGGCCGCTTCTCCTTCGAGGTGTTCCGCTTTGTCAAGCACAAGAACCAGAAAATGTCCAccgtctttctgcactgtgtGACCAAACTGTGTCGTGCTGACGACTGCCCCATGCTTTTGCCT ATCTGCGGTAAGAGGAAGAAAAGGGATGTGTCGGAAAGAACCGGTACGGCCTCTGACAATGCAGTCATAACCGCCGGACCCATCATCACCAGAAGTG ACGAAACTCCCACCAATAATTCTCAGCTAG CACAGTTAAATGGCCCTCAATTCAAAATTAATTCAGTGACGAGCGCTCTGATTTCTGCCATCACAATCCTCGCCATTATGAGCATGTGTTTCTTCATCCTGTGTCTTACACTGCTGAGGGGGAAACGGACACCACCAACATCTCTGTCTGGAGCCCCCAACCCAGCTTTcagctaa